In Malassezia restricta chromosome VII, complete sequence, the sequence CCCTTGGACACAGGTGCAGATGGATCCTGTGCCTTGCCCTTGGCGATAGACTTTTTTTTTGAGTTGGATAATTTTTCCAGCGCAGATGGATCCCCCTTCTTGGTGAGCAGTCGTACTCTTGGCATTTCGCCGCAGGTATCGCTCATGTGCTTCGCCAAATCATCCGCTGTGACATCGTACGACATATTACCAACAAAAACAATATACCTTATCCCGGCATCGTTGGAACGTAGAGCCTTAGAAGAATGCGATGTCCCATCATCATCAAAAATGGTTTTTGTGGCATCCAACGACTTTGGAGGGGTGTGCTGAGAAATGTTTGAAGCGTTCGGCTTCGCTTCGTCGCCCAGAGCTTCTGACGTCATGACACAAGCTTGGGTGTCGGATGGTTGAAATCGATCAAAATGGGCCGAATTGTGGAGATGAGAAGCGTGCGGCTACATGAAAACGATGTTGTGCCCAATCTCTACCAGACTCGACACTCTTGCATCATAGAGCAGATCTGGTTTAAACGCTGACGCTCTGACACAAAGTCAATGTCGTCAACATTCTCTGTAGGAATACGATCTAGAGCCAATGCGATTACCATCGGCTTGCAAGTATCTCCCCCCTTCATAGGTTCAAGGCGGCACAAGTCGGAATAGATGTGAAGCGCCAGTTG encodes:
- a CDS encoding nucleolar protein 6; amino-acid sequence: MTSEALGDEAKPNASNISQHTPPKSLDATKTIFDDDGTSHSSKALRSNDAGIRYIVFVGNMSYDVTADDLAKHMSDTCGEMPRVRLLTKKGDPSALEKLSNSKKKSIAKGKAQDPSAPVSKGCAFVEFSNAASLQKALRFHHTIFRGRQINVELTAGGGGKSERRKEKIKAKNADLDKERRKIFEKYVKPEAEAHKRKQSERSEQAPDQSKPDRTTRPAKQPKFASGANAVRLG